CAGCATACCCCCGGGTGTACCTATTCCTGGCGGAGTCTTCCTGCATCCGTATGGTCGCCCTTACTCGGGAGGTGTCCTGCGGGCTGGCGTGCCACCGAAGACAGCCGCCGTGAGGCATGCCCGGGCCTCCCCGGAGCGTGGATGAGACAGGTTGGAAAAGGACGATGCCCAGGTCAGTGAGCAAGCAGGGGGCATCCGAACGCGCAAGGAGATCGGCATCGAGCGCTGCGCGCTGAAGGTTCTCCGCGGTGACTTCGATGCCAGCGCCCAAGCACATGACAACAGCGCCAGCGCTCTCGTTCAGTGGACATTGACAGCGACCGCCCGGTGAACCGCCCCGACGAACCGACCGCCGGGTGGGTTCCTGCCGGAGGGCGATTGTGGTGGAGGCCGTGGCCGCGTGATCGGTGCGACAGCCGGGCGCCCGGACCACTGGCGGCCTGAGGGGAAACGCACCTACGAGCAGAGGAACAAGCCATGGACTATGCCCGTACGATCACCTGGACGTGTCCTACCAGGAAGCCGTGCCGCAAGTGAAGGAAGCCTTCAAGGCCCAGGGGTTCGGCACGTTGACCGAGATCGACGTACAGGCACCCCTGAAGGAGAAGCTGGGTTTGGACATGGAGCCCTACACGATCCTGGGCGCCTGCAACCCCGACCTCGCCCACCGGGCTCTGGAGGCCGAGCGGGAGATCGGGCTGCTCCTGCCCTGCAATGTGGTGGTGCGCGCTCATGATGGTGGTGTCCTCGTCCAGGCGCTGGACCCGCAGGTCATGGTGAGTGTGCCTGAGCGCGACGCACTCCAGCCCATTGCGGAGGAGGCCGACACCCGTATCCGGGCCGCTCTGAACTCACTGAACCCGGAAGGTGCCTGACCTTCGCAACCGCCACAGCGGGCAGGAGTGTGGACACGCGCTCTCGAAGGTGCGCGTCCGTCATTGGACTGCGGATGTGGTTGCGGCTCCCACCGGTGTGTTCTGTCCGCCTCGCCCTCTGTCCACCGGAACACGACCCTTCGGCTCCGTTCTCAAAGCTGCTGGTTCTGGTCGGCGTGTCCGTTAGGCGCCGGCTCCCGCGACGGGAACACATACGGGAGGGGGTACGTTGGAACCGGTGAAAGGCGGTGGAACATGGACATGTCCCCGGAGTTGGTGGGCGATGCCCTCACCCGACTGCGCCGTGCCCAGGGCCAGCTGATCGGTGTGATCTCGATGATCGAGGAGGGCGAGGACTGCGCGGCGGTGCTCACCCAACTCGCGGCGGTCTCCCGTGCGCTGGACCGGGCGGGCTTCAAGATCGTGGCCAGCGGGATGCGGCACTGCCAGGCCGCACGCGAGCGGGGAGAGGAACCGCCGATGACCGAACAGGAGCTGGAGAAGCTCTTCCTCTCTTTGGCCTGATCGGAACGCGCGGCAAGGCGGCTTGCCGCGCATACGTTTGCCTGTCTTATACCCCCCGGGGTGTATTACAGAAAGCATCGAGGAGTCACTCAACGTATGGATGTGCGTGGGAAGCAAGGAGAGTGATCACGATGACTGCCGGAATCGACGTCCAGGTGATCGATACGTCCTCACTGGGCGACCGCAGCTACCTGGCCACCGACGGCGAGGTCGCGCTGGTGGTCGACCCCCAGCGCGACATCGACCGCATCATCGCACTGGCAGGACGCCTGGGAGTGCGCATCACCCACGTGCTGGAGACCCACGTCCACAACGACTACGTCTCCGGTGGGCTGGAACTGTCCCGGCTGACCGGCGCGACCTACGCGATGGCGGCCGCCGACGAGGTCCCCTTCCAGCGGATGCCGCTGGCCGACGGCGACCTGGTGGAGGTCTCCCCGCGTATGCGGATGCGGGCCATCGCCACCCCCGGACACACCTTCCACCACCTGTCCTACGGGCTGGAAGGCCCCCAGGGAGCTGAAGGGGTGTTCACCGGCGGTTCGCTGCTGTTCGGCACCACCGGGCGCACCGACCTGCTGGGCCACGAGCACGCCGAAACGCTGGCCCGACACCAGCACGCCTCCGCGCACAAACTCGCCGACCTGCTGCCCGAAGGGGCACAGGTGTGGCCCACCCACGGTTTTGGCAGCTTCTGCTCGGCCACCCAGGCCGAAGGGGACGCCTCCACCGTGGGACGGGAGAGGGAACTCAACCCGGCGCTGCGCCTGGCCGCCGAGGAGTTCGTCACCCAGACCCTGTCGGGTCTGGACGCCTACCCCGCCTACTACGCCCACATGGGGGTCACCAACCTCGCCGGTCCCGAACCGGTGGACCTGCGCGCCCCCACCACCGCGGACCCGCTACAGCTGCGTCGGCGTCTGGAGGCGGGCGAGTGGGTCGTGGACCTGCGCAACCGCAAGGCCTATGTGAGGGCGCACCTGGCCGGCACCGTCAGCCTGGCTTTGGACGGGCCGATGGCCACCTGGCTGGGCTGGATGATCGACTGGGGAGCCCCTCTCACCCTCCTGGGTGAGACCATCGAACAGGTCGCGACGGCCCAGCGCGAGCTGGTGCGCATCGGCATCGACCGTGTCGCCGCCGCGGCCACCGGCACCCCCGAGGAGCTCGCCGCCGAACCCGACCAGGTCCGCACCATGGCCACCGCCGACTTCGCCGCACTGTCCGCGGCCCTGGAGGGGGAAGCCCCCGACGGCCTGCCCGCGCCCGAGGTCGTGCTGGACGTGAGGATGGGCAACGAGTGGAACGCCTCCCACGTCGTCGGCGCCGTGCACCTCCCGCTGCCCGAGCTGCCCCACCGCATCGACGAGGTTCCCGAGGGAGCGGTGTGGGTCCACTGCGGCAGCGGCTACCGCGCCACCGCCGCGGCCTCGCTGCTGGCCCGCGCCGGCCGCCACGTGGTGGTCGTGGACGACGCCTTCGACACCGCGGTCGACAAGGGCGTCCCCCTCACCACTCCCGCATAGCCGTCCGGCTTTTTCAAGGACACAGAACCGTTCGGGCGTTCACCGGCGACCGGTCCGCGTGAACGCCCGGCGACGCCGTGCACCAGCAGCGACCACGCCCAGACACGCGCTCTGCCACCGGGGTGCCGCCGCGCGCACCCGCCTCCCGACCCGTACGAACACCAACACGCACTGTCGGCGACGGGTCCCGCGTGCCTGACCGGTGACGCCCATCCGACGCGAAGGACTTCCCACCATGACCATGGCGATACTGTTCGGCCTGCTCATCGGGCTACTGCTCGGACTGCTCGGAGCGGGCGGATCCATCCTCGCTGTGCCAGCGCTGGTCTTTGGTGTGGGGATGGGGCTGCACGAGGCCATCCCCGCCTCCCTCGTCGTGGTCGGCGCCTCCGCCCTGGCCGGACTGATTCCACGACTGCGCCAGCAGGTGATTCGCTGGCCCGTCGCCCTGGTCTTCGGCGCCGCAGGACTGCCCGCCGCCTTCGCCGGAACCGCGGTCGGCCGACTCCTGCCCGAGCGCTGGCTCATGCTCGGTTTCGCCGTACTCATGGTCGCCGTCGCCGTGCGCATGCTCCGTAGCCAAACCGAGCACGGCGGTGCGTGCCGCACCCGAGCCGGCGGGATCAACTGGCGCAGCTGTCTGCCCAAGGCGCTCGCGGCCGGCGCGGCCGTCGGTTTCCTCACCGGGCTGTTCGGTGTCGGCGGTGGCTTCGTCATTGTTCCCGCCCTCGTCCTGCTGCTGGGGTTGACCACCACCGAGGCCGTCGCCACCTCCCTGGTCATCGTCGCCATCAACGCGGCCTCGGGCCTGGCCGCGCACGCCGGAGCCGCAGCCGACCTGGACTACACCGTCATCGCGGCCTTCGCCGCCGCGGCCATGGCCGCCTCTCTTGCCGCTGGCCGCATAGCGAACAAGATTCCCGCAAAGCCGCTGCGCAGGGGGTTCGCCGGAGTGGTGCTGACGGTGGCCGCCGGAGTGGCCGGTACGGCGCTGCTGGCGCCCCATCTGCTCACAGCCTGACCGGGTCCCGAAAAACCCCAGCTCACGGCTGCGTTGGCGCCCGCAGGCCCCCACCAGTTGCGACATAGGAGCCGTCCGGGCCCAGAGTTGTTTCCTTCTCGGTAGGTGGCTGTTTCCCGTCGGCCAGGGCAGCCTGACCAGGTCCAGCTGCCTTGTTGGGGAAGTGATGAAGGCGGTGCGTGTCGGGATCGCCTCCCAGCATCCGGTGGGGTGGTGAGCGCGGCGACTCATGACCGGGCCGGGCCCAGCGGTATGTGTCAAGCCGACTCGGTCGGGGGCGGGTGTTCACTGGCTCTCCAGGGGGACGCGGCGGTAGCGGGAGGTCGCGGAGCGCTCGCTGATCCCGGCCTGGGTGGCCAGGGTGCGCACGGTTACTCCGCGTTCGCGGGCCTGGCGGGCTGCCTCCAGCTCGATGGCGTTGAGCAGCTCCCGGGCGGTACGGGCGCCGGTGAGGATATGGGCCAAGGTCTCGACCGGGGCGTCCTCGCAGGCCACGCCGAGGCCGCTGGGGCTCACCGAGTCCAGGCGGGTGGTGATCTGGCGGGCCCGTTTGTCGGGGTCGGCGACGGGGCATCTCAATGTCTGTGTCAAGGCTCTGGCTGGATTGAACCTGATCAGTGGAAGCACCGGCGGGCCTGTGTGTTTCGCCCTTGGGCCTCGGGTAGCCGTGTACGACGGCTCGACACAAGACCGGCCCAGCATCCAGGGGAACCGATGTCCACACCAACGCGAGGAAAGCCGCGCTCACGCCATGGTCGTAACCTGATCGCGGGCATCCTGCTCGGCTTGGGCACCGCCGCCTTCATCGACGAGATGGTCTTTCACCAGCTCCTGCACTGGCACCACTTCTACGACCTGTCCACCAGCGACGTGGGACTGGTCTCGGACGGACTCTTCCACGCCTTCAGCTGGTTCGCCACCGTCGCCTCGCTGCTGATGGTCGCCGCGCTGCGCCGCGAACACACCTTCTGGGGCGCGGCCTTCACCGCCGGGTGGCTGACCGGGGCAGGGTTCTTCCAGCTCTACGACGGATTGGTCCAGCACAAGGTGATGGGCATACACCAGATCCGCTACGGCGTGAACCTGGTGCCCTACGACGTGACGTGGAACGTCATCGCCGCCGTCCTGCTCCTCGCTGGAATCGTGCTGTGGATCGTCACCGCACGACGCGCGGGCCGGTCCGCAAAACCCACCAGGGCCCAGGCCTGACCCATGGACCACCACGAACACCACGTCCCGGGGGCCGCCTGGCTCAGCCCGGGAGAATCGGCGACAGCGCTCCTGTTGGTGACCACCCTGGTGGCCTACGCGGTAGCGGTGGCGATCCTGCACAGGCGCGGCACCTCCTGGCCGGTCGCCCGCACTGTGTCCTGGGCGGCAGGCCTGCTGTGCGTGGGCGTGGCCCTGGTCGGCCCCTTGACCGAACGGGCCCACCACGACTTCACCGTCCACATGGCCGGACACGTCCTGTTGGGAATGCTGGGGCCGCTCCTGCTGGTGTTGGCGGCCCCGATCACCCTGGCCCTGCGGGTACTACCGGTGCGGACGACCCGCCCCCTCGCCCGGCTGCTGTCCTCACTTCCACTGGCGGTGCTGACGAACCCGTTCGTGGCAGGGGTGCTCAACATCGGCGGACTGTGGGTGCTCTACCGAACCGGCCTGTACACCGTGATGCACACCGATCCGTTGGTGCACGCTCTGATCCACGCGCACGTGCTGGCCGCCGGATACCTGTTCACCTTCGCCGTCCTGGGCGGCCCCGACCCGGCGCCGCACCGGCCCTCCCCGCCGTGGCGGGCAGCGGCGCTGGTCCTGGCGATCGCCGCGCACAACATCCTCGCCAAAACCCTCTATGCCGCCCCGCCCGAGGGGGTCCCCGCCGAACAGGCGCGCGCGGGGGCCGAGCTGATGTACTACGCGGGTGCGCCGGTGGAGATCGCGCTGATCTTCCTGGTGTGCCGCCCCTGGATCCTGCCACGCAGGAAGGCCTCGAACGCCGTTGGGTTCGAGGCCGTGTAGGGTTCACGATGCCGAGTCCACCACAGGCACCGGAGGATACGGTCGCTGGTCCCTCCCCATCGCCCACAGCACGTTCATCCGTTGCCTGGTCGGGCACAACACCGTCTGAGAGGCGGCAGTGCCCGCGAAGCCCATGGATGGCACTTTCGTCATCAGCCTCACCCGGTCCCCGGGAGCCACCCACCCATTCTTCAGGCGGACCATGCCCAGGTGCTGGGCGGCGGCGATGAGTTCGCCGATGAAGGTTCTCGCCAGCACGCGGCGCTCTCCCCAACACAAGACCCGAGGTTTGCGCTACTAACCTCATGGTGTTTGTGTCATGGGCTTGGGGTCGTTGGGTTCCGGGCCCAGAAGGGGGAGACGGTCTCGGCGTGCGCGGCGAGGTAGTCGCTCCACTCCCTTCGGGCGATGGAGGCCCACCGGGTGGCGGTGCTGACATGCATACCCACCAGCTCGGCCAGGATCGGCGCGGGCAGGTCGGCCAGCAGAGCCACCAGGGCGGCGTTGCGGGCCGGGCGAGCGGCCATGCCCATGTCGGCGAACCACTCGCTCATCCGGGCCGGCGTGACCGGCATCCCCGGCAGGCCGCCGGGGAACAGCCACACCCGTTCGGGTTCGGGGGCGAGCGTGCCCAGCGGAACGTAGGGATCGCTCACCTGGCGGTGCAGCAGCACGGCGAGCTTGGGCGGGATGAACAGGGCGTGGGTGTCCAGATCCAGATAGGTGTGTCCGTCCTCGATACGGACCTGGTCGGTGCGCAGGTGGCGGATCTGGGTGGCGGGCAGGCCGAACAGCAGCACCAAGGCCCCGGCCAGACGGGAACGCACCGGCCAGGCTTCCTCGTCCAGGCAGCGGGCGAGCAGGCCGCGGCGTTCGTCCTGGTCCATGTACCGCACGGGCAGGCCGCAGGTCCGGTGCGGGACGCTCACCACCGGCGTCAGGCCGCTTTTTGAAGAACATCTCCCCATGGGATCGGCGGTGTAACGCTTAGCCACCCCTCAGTGAGATTTTCGCCGTACTAGGTATTTGAGGCGGCATTGGTCAGCGATGTGCCGGCTCGTGGCTTTGCCCCACGACCTCGGCGACCGGGTATCGCTGTCTCAGTGGGGATCTCCAAACGTACGTCTTCAGCCGCGATCACAGGGAAACACGGCCGTGCTTGGTCAGATGACGCCGGCTCCGCCACCGGTGAATCAAGGACCGTTGACCTCAAGCGCGCTTGAACTTGTAGTGTGCTCGTCGACCTGACATTCGACCGAGGATCTGCGATGCCCGAGACGGGTGGCCTCGAAAACGCCGCCAAGCTGGCGTTGACGGCTTTCTTCTGGTGGCGCACCGATATCCAGCACGAAGTATGCGAGGCCTACTGGCGCGACGTACACGGGATCATGTTCTCCCGCGTACCGGGCCTGTGGCAGTGTCGACAGCTCCGCCTTGCAGCCAACCGTCCCGATCTCTGGCCAGCAGTCCAGGGCATCTCGCTTGAAGCGCCGGAAGCGGCTCAGCCTCAGGGCATGTCCCACGGGCTCTTCCTGTCCGAGGCCGACCTGGCCGCGTTCGGTCGCAATCCGATCGCGATGGAGACCATCCCCAACGACGCACACAACTTCATCAGCCGCATCGGTGCCCAGCTGTCGCCTCCGGACAGCGGCCGAACGCTTGTCGACCGCATCAACGATCCCGCTATGCAGGGCGCTCCCCCAGTGCCAACCTTTGTGCTCTGCTTCGTTTCAAGAGCGGGAGCCACGTCGGCCGAGACGTTCCATCGCTACCTGACCGAGCACGTTGCACGCCCGTGGAGCGGGCATCCAGGCGTCATGCGTTTACGCGTTGAGCCGCTTCCCCCTTACGAGCAGTCGGCAATGAGCTCGCCTGGTGTGGCGCACCAATGGCCGAGTGACGAGACCTACCTTGGCTGGATCGAGCTGGCGGTGCGCAACGAGGGCGTTGTCGGCGATCTCCTGGAGGTCACGGCCGCCGACGAACTTGGTAAACAGGTCAGGGCTGTCCATACCTACCCGGTACGTGAGATCTACACGATCATCTCCGCGGGACGGCCGACCGAGGTCGGTCTCCGCGGTTATCCGGCAGTGCAGACAATCATTGCCGCAGGCGCAGACGATCAGCGCGGTGAGGCCGTCCTGAATCTCCTCTTCGGCGATGCCGTACGCGGCCTGGATCAGCTCAGGCCGCGAACCTGAACACGTCGCGGCCGGTACCCGACAATCGTCGCCGCCCGCGGCCGGCGAACGGTGACCGGCGCTCGCTGTGACGTGTAACGCTTACGGATCCCTTCCGTACGTACGGGTGAGGTCCCTCAGCGAGACGAGCTCGGGAGGACGTTTGCTCATGTCCACGGAAGCGTCCGCAGGGGTCGATCTGCTCGTCGGAGAGGTATTCATGCGGCGTGGCCACGAACGCAGGGTCCGCACATCGGGCGAAGCGTCGCCGTCGCCGAACCGTCGCCCAGGTCACGGCTCTACCGCTAAATCCTGTAGTGATCCTCCTCGCTCCCCCGTACACCCAGGGGCCGGTGTCGCGCTCACCGATGAAGCCCGAGGGGAAGCCGCGATCGAAGGCGGCCGCCGACCTGGTCGACGCCCCGGGCCGGACCCTTCTGTAACGCCGCCGGGAGCGGGGCGTCCGCGCCTCGCGCCCGGTCCCCGTCCGTCTCCTCCTGGACCACCGGATATGCCGAGTCACTGATTCGACGAAGAGCGCCCTGCCCCCGCTGAAACGCGCTTCGGAGCAACGACGCGGCACACGAGCCACCGCCCGCCGCGGGAGCGGCGGGCGGTGGCTCGGCCGGACGGCGCGTTCAGTCCGCGGGCAGCGCCTTCAGCGCGACGGCGAAGGAGCGGGTCGCCGGCCACAGCGCGTGCCGGGGCAGCACGTCCAGGCCGCAGGCCCGTGAACCGAGCCCGTGCTGCGCGGCGTCGAGGTACAGGTGCACTCCCGTACTCTCCGGCAGCTCATGTGCGTGGGCCGCCGCGGCGAGCTCCTGGGCGGTGTGCCGGCTCGCCGTGAAGCCGACCCGCGATTCGCCCACCGACCGCGCCGCCAGGCCCGGCGCCGCCCCGGTCAGCCGCACCCACCGGGTCTGGGAACGGTGGCCGGACTCCTGCGGCCGGGAGTAGGCCACGGCCAGTTCGTCGATCGGCGCGCCGTAGGTGCCCACCAGCGCCGCTCGGCGGGAGTCCGGGTAGGACTCCTGCGGTCCGGTGCCGAACCACTCGGCCCGGCGCAGCCCGCCGGGCAGGTCCAGGCGGATGCCCAGCCGCGGCCAGGTGCAGTCCCAGCCCGGCGTGGGCACGGCGTCCACGTGCACGAAGACCTCGTCGCCGTCGGAGGTGTAGGCCACGGTCACGTCCACGCCCAGCGAGGTGCCCGCGGCACCGGTGCGCGAGCGCACCACGAGCCGGTGCCCGTCGATCCGCACCGACTCGGTGCGGTGCAGCAGCCGGTCCAGGCCCCGCTCGCGCCACCTCTGGGCCGACGACGGCGCATCGGTTCCGGCGCCGTCGGTCAGGGCCGGGTCGGCCTCCTCGTAGGCGTGCGGGGCCGTACCCCGGTCGTTGTCGGTGGGGGCGCGCCACAGCTCCGGGAACGCTCCGCTCACCTCCAGCTCACCCAGGCGCAGCAGGTGACCGGTGACGGCGTCCACGCGGGCCGGGCCGACGGCGATCACGTCGCCCTCGCGCGCCGGGCGCACCGACCGCGCAGGCCCCGGAGGCCGCACCGCGGGCGGTCGCGGCCCGCCGCCGCGCAGTGGCGCGGCGGTGCAGTCCACCTGGTGGGCGGCGACCCGGTGCCCGGCCGGGGCCCACGCGGTCGCCTCGGCCAGCTCGGCGGTGAGCGTCACCGACACCTCGCCGCCGCCCGCCTCGCGCAGCGCGGCCGGCAGGGCCGGTGGGGCGTCGACCTCGGCCCGCCGCCCCGGTGCGACAACGGGGACGGGCACCCGGCCGTCCGCCGTGACCGCGCCGTCGACCTGGACGCTCCAGGCCACGCGCAGGTCGGCGGTGTCGGCGCTGTGCCTGCGGCTGCTCAGCGTGATCCGCCCGGTGGCCGGGTCGAGGTCGAGACGGACGGGCGCGACGACGGCGGCGAACTCGGCCAGCCCCGGAGAAGGGGTGTCGTCGGACAGGACGAGCCCGTCCATGACGAAGTTGCCGTCGTGGACCGGTTCGCCGAAGTCCCCGCCGTAGGCGAAGTACTCGGTGCCCTCGGGGGTGCGCGTGCGCAGGCCGTGGTCGCGCCATTCCCAGACGAAACCGCCGTGCAGGCGCGGGTAGCGGTCGAACAGCTCCTCGTAGTCGCTGATCGCGCCGGGGCCGTTGCCCATCGCGTGGACGTACTCGCACAGCACGAAGGGACGGCTGCGGATGCGGGCGGCCTGGGCGGGGCCGGCGGCCCGTACGGGGCCGGACTCCTCGCCGACGGCCGCGCACTCCTGCAGCGTGGGGTACATGCGGGAGTAGACGTCGGTGTAGTCCCCGGTGCGGTCGCCCTCGTAGTGCACCGGGCGGTCCGGGTCGCGCCGGTGCACCCAGGCCGACATCAGGGCGAGGTTGCGCCCGGTACCGGCCTCGTTGCCGAGTGACCACATGACCACGCTGGGATGGTTCTTGTCCCGCTCGACGGTGCGGCGGATGCGGTCGAGGCAGGCCTGCTCCCACCGGGGGTCGTCGCTGGGGTTGTCGCGCCAGCCGGCCTGCTCGAAGCCGTGGGTCTCCAGGTCGCACTCGTCGACGACCCAGAAGCCCAACTCGTCGGCCAGGTCGAGCACGCCGGGGTGCGGCGGGTAGTGGCTGGTGCGGATGGCGTTGACGTTGTGCCGCTTCATCAGCGCCAGGTCGGCCCGCGCGTGCTCGGCGTCGAAGACCCGGCCCCGATCGGCCTGGATCTCGTGCCGGTTGACGCCGTGGAAGGTCACCGGCCGGCCGTTGACGAGGAACCGGTCCCCCTCGATGCGCACCGTGCGGAAACCCAGGTGCAGGCGGACCCGCTCCCCGGTGGCGGTGACGACCGCCTCGTAGCGGCGGGGGGTCTCGGCGCTCCACGGCCGCACCGTGCCGACGTCGACGGCGCCCACGTCCTCGGCGCGCTCCCACCGCTGCTCCACGCCCAGCTCGGGGATTGACAGCACCACCGGGTAGGCGGCCGCGGGGGCGTCGATCTCGGCCTCGACGCGTCCGGCGCCCGTGGTGTGGTCGTACTCCGCGCGCAGCCAGACGTCGTCCAGCCGGGCGGCGGGGCGGGCCAGGAGCGTCACCTCCCGGAAGATGCCGGGCAGCCACCACTGGTCCTGGTCTTCGAGGTAGCTGGCCGACGACCACTGGTGCACGCGCACCACCAGCAGGTTCTCCCCGCTGCGCAGGGCGCCGGTGACGTCGAACTCCTGCACCAGCCGACTGCCCTTGCCCACCCCGATCTCGGTGCCGTTGAGCCACACCCGGTAGGTGGACTCCACGCCGTCGAAGCGCAGCAGCACCCGGTCCGCGTCGGCCCACGCCCCGCCGGCGGGCACGGTGAAGCGGCGGCGGTGGTCGCCGGTGGGGTTCGCCGTCGGCACGCGGGGCGGGTCCACCGGGAAGGGGTAGCGGACGTTGGTGTACCAGGGGCGCCCGTAGGCCCCGTCGCCGTGCAGCACCCAGTGGGACGGCACGGGCAGCTCATCCCAGGCGTCGTCGTCGTAGTCCTCGCGCCACGTCTCCTCCCCCGGCTCGGCCGTGGGCCAGAGCCGGAAGCGCCACCGGCCGCTGAGGTCCAGGGCGGGGGCGTCGGTGCACAGGCGGGCGCGCGGGGCGGTGCGGCCGCCCGCGCCGGGGGTGAAGTCCTCGTAGTAGGCCAGGTCGGTCACTGATGGTCCTCCAGCGTGGTGGTGCGGTGAACAGGCGGGGCGCGGTGGCGGCCGCGGTCGGTCGGCTACTCCTTGACCGCGCCGTCGGTGAACCCGCCGCGCCAGAACCGCTGCAGGACGAGCATGGCGGCGATCAGCGGCACGATCGAGACCAGGACCCCGCCGGTGGTGAGCTGGTAGAACTCCGGCAGGCGCTGGACCTGGCTGTACCAGTTGTTCAGGCCCAACGTGATCGGATACAGGTCCTGGTCGGCGAGCATGACCAGCGGCAGGAAGTAGTTGTTCCAGATTCCGACGAGCTGGAACAGGAAGACGGTCACCATGGCCGGGACCATGGCGCGCAGCCCCAGAGTGTGGAAGATGCGCATCTCACCGGCGCCGTCGATCCGCGCCGCCTCGATGACCGAGTCCGGCACGGTGGCGGTGGCGTAGATCCGGCACAGGAAGAAGCCGAAGGGCGACACCACCGAGGGGATCAGCACGCTCCAGTAGGTGTTGGTCAGTCCCAGCTCGCTGAACAGCAGGAACAGCGGCAGCGCCGTGGCCGTGGCCGGAACCAGCACGCCGCCGAGGACCAGCCCGAAGACGAGCTCGCGCCCGCGGAAGGCGTACTTGGCCAGCGCGTACCCGCCCGCCGCTGCGAAGTAGGTGGCGATCAGGCCGCCCACGCCGACGTAGAGGACGCTGTTGGCGAACCACCGCAGGAATATCCCGCCGTCGTAGGTGAAGACCTGGACGAGGTTCTGCCAGAGGTTGATCTCCGGGGCGAACCAGAAGCCGTTGGTGGAGAACAGGTCCTCGGTGGTCTTGGTGGCCGCCACCACGATCCAGTAGATCGGGACGAGGAAGTACAGGCTGACGACGGTCAGGATCCCGGTGACCAGGATCGTCGACCGCGAGGTGCGGCGGGGCCGGCCGCGCTCGGCGGGCGGGGCGGGGGCCGCGGGGGCCGGGGCGCTCGGGGAGGCCTTCACACCCACTTCTTCCTTCGAGGTGCTCACTTCCCGCCTCCCTTCCGGTTGGTCAGGTAGAGGAACGCGAAGGACAGCACGAACGCCGTGAGCGCGATGAGCACCGCTTGGGCCGCCGCCACGTTGTAGGCGTTGTAGTTGAAGGCGGAGTTGTAGGCGGAGAGGTTCGGCGAGTAGTCGTTGTTGATC
This sequence is a window from Spinactinospora alkalitolerans. Protein-coding genes within it:
- a CDS encoding metal-sensitive transcriptional regulator, encoding MDMSPELVGDALTRLRRAQGQLIGVISMIEEGEDCAAVLTQLAAVSRALDRAGFKIVASGMRHCQAARERGEEPPMTEQELEKLFLSLA
- a CDS encoding DUF302 domain-containing protein: MSYQEAVPQVKEAFKAQGFGTLTEIDVQAPLKEKLGLDMEPYTILGACNPDLAHRALEAEREIGLLLPCNVVVRAHDGGVLVQALDPQVMVSVPERDALQPIAEEADTRIRAALNSLNPEGA
- a CDS encoding ethyl tert-butyl ether degradation protein EthD — encoded protein: MLVDLTFDRGSAMPETGGLENAAKLALTAFFWWRTDIQHEVCEAYWRDVHGIMFSRVPGLWQCRQLRLAANRPDLWPAVQGISLEAPEAAQPQGMSHGLFLSEADLAAFGRNPIAMETIPNDAHNFISRIGAQLSPPDSGRTLVDRINDPAMQGAPPVPTFVLCFVSRAGATSAETFHRYLTEHVARPWSGHPGVMRLRVEPLPPYEQSAMSSPGVAHQWPSDETYLGWIELAVRNEGVVGDLLEVTAADELGKQVRAVHTYPVREIYTIISAGRPTEVGLRGYPAVQTIIAAGADDQRGEAVLNLLFGDAVRGLDQLRPRT
- a CDS encoding MBL fold metallo-hydrolase, whose product is MTAGIDVQVIDTSSLGDRSYLATDGEVALVVDPQRDIDRIIALAGRLGVRITHVLETHVHNDYVSGGLELSRLTGATYAMAAADEVPFQRMPLADGDLVEVSPRMRMRAIATPGHTFHHLSYGLEGPQGAEGVFTGGSLLFGTTGRTDLLGHEHAETLARHQHASAHKLADLLPEGAQVWPTHGFGSFCSATQAEGDASTVGRERELNPALRLAAEEFVTQTLSGLDAYPAYYAHMGVTNLAGPEPVDLRAPTTADPLQLRRRLEAGEWVVDLRNRKAYVRAHLAGTVSLALDGPMATWLGWMIDWGAPLTLLGETIEQVATAQRELVRIGIDRVAAAATGTPEELAAEPDQVRTMATADFAALSAALEGEAPDGLPAPEVVLDVRMGNEWNASHVVGAVHLPLPELPHRIDEVPEGAVWVHCGSGYRATAAASLLARAGRHVVVVDDAFDTAVDKGVPLTTPA
- a CDS encoding DUF2243 domain-containing protein, giving the protein MGTAAFIDEMVFHQLLHWHHFYDLSTSDVGLVSDGLFHAFSWFATVASLLMVAALRREHTFWGAAFTAGWLTGAGFFQLYDGLVQHKVMGIHQIRYGVNLVPYDVTWNVIAAVLLLAGIVLWIVTARRAGRSAKPTRAQA
- a CDS encoding cytochrome c oxidase assembly protein, with amino-acid sequence MDHHEHHVPGAAWLSPGESATALLLVTTLVAYAVAVAILHRRGTSWPVARTVSWAAGLLCVGVALVGPLTERAHHDFTVHMAGHVLLGMLGPLLLVLAAPITLALRVLPVRTTRPLARLLSSLPLAVLTNPFVAGVLNIGGLWVLYRTGLYTVMHTDPLVHALIHAHVLAAGYLFTFAVLGGPDPAPHRPSPPWRAAALVLAIAAHNILAKTLYAAPPEGVPAEQARAGAELMYYAGAPVEIALIFLVCRPWILPRRKASNAVGFEAV
- a CDS encoding sulfite exporter TauE/SafE family protein, encoding MTMAILFGLLIGLLLGLLGAGGSILAVPALVFGVGMGLHEAIPASLVVVGASALAGLIPRLRQQVIRWPVALVFGAAGLPAAFAGTAVGRLLPERWLMLGFAVLMVAVAVRMLRSQTEHGGACRTRAGGINWRSCLPKALAAGAAVGFLTGLFGVGGGFVIVPALVLLLGLTTTEAVATSLVIVAINAASGLAAHAGAAADLDYTVIAAFAAAAMAASLAAGRIANKIPAKPLRRGFAGVVLTVAAGVAGTALLAPHLLTA